The DNA region TATACTCTTCTCTGAAAAGTTGTTACATGGGACTCTGATAGAAAGGACAACTAAGTATAGAAATTAAAGAAGTGCTtagcactaggggggccgctaaggtagcggatctacctttaaaGAAGTGCTTAGAATAAAGTATGCAAATTTATGTGCTGACTCATAAGTCAAGATTGTGATCACATGTTGCATTTGTAATTCTTGTGATCCCCACTTTTAaatatattgttaacatatattGAATAATTTGTCATGCAAGGTGTTTTCTCTTGTAAACCAATTTGGGGTGTAACCTTCTAAACATAACATAAGATCTATAATTTCCTAGAATCAATTCCTAggtgattgtttttttttctctgatGAATAATGTTTCGCTTTATTTTGTGGGAGGCCAATAATATGATATTTTGTCTGACCAGACACATTTATTAACATTTCTAAAGCTGCCAACATATCCGCCCTCATGCTCTTGTTGTATCATTTTGTTTCACAGGAGTTCAATAAGAAATCCAACTCTCTCTATACAATATTGCGTAGCAGCCGGCTTGCTGGAAGCCAACGAGCACCATTTCTGCGACAATTCCTCATGCGCTTGAACTTCAATTCTTTCTTCGAGGTATCTTTCCTTCATAGTAAATTGAACCGAACACCTGCAATATATCAATCAAACATcatccttttttttctttccaaCTACAGCAAACTGCCCGAGGCGTGTTGAATGTTGTGAGGGCACGACCGACCCTGCCTCTTCAGCAGGAATAAGAGCAATGCCGAATGCCGAATCCAGAAGGTAAATGCTGATGAACatccactctctctctctctcatggtGAATTGACATCAACGGCAGTGTATGaatgaaaatttaagaaaaaaaaggtcgGTAATTGTTTTGTATCAATCATTTCCTTATCACCGAAAGGATGAGATTTGCTTGCCGAACTTGACATATGCATGCACTGGAGGAAGTCGGTTGGCGACCAGCAATGTGCACAAGTGccagctatttttttttttttgtttttttatcgtGATGGTGGAATATTTAATCTCAGGCTAAATATAACGCTATCTTGTCTGACGGTGCATATTTGTTTTATTAGTCTTCAATTGTTCATTGTTGTTTGATTTGCTTCTTTTGTTAAAGGAATGGTTGCAGTCGGCTGGTGGAATTTTCTTGTTCTGTTCCTCGTTTGCTTTACAAGCGCGTCAGTCCCATGGAATATCAAACAAACAAGACATGTATGGTATGGCAATATCAATGATGAATCATAATTCATCAATTAAAAGTTTAGGGTTTGAATGTTTCTTTAGGATATGTCCTGGGGAAaagtttttctatttttaattaatttgacgATCAATTATAAAGTGACTTGTGATTTATTTCTTTCATATAATCTAGAGAATAAGAACCactttttattataatttaattaatagaatgctacttttaaaatatttattgctAGTGGATTTGAGCTATCATCTTAGTTTTTGGGGCGCATATTTGGTTTTGGTAGAATAATAGAAGGGTACATTCTGGTAAATGACCATTTATTCAGTAGTTATTTCTGATTTTAAGACACCTGCGATGGATTAACGACATGACGTCGTATTAAACACACTAACGATGCCTCGGTTAAATTCACTGCTCGTTGGAGAGAATCGTCTCTCGCAGTTCCGCCTCCTTCCGGCGGTTTCCCGGCCGATAGTAGCCCGTCACCGGATCCGGCATCCAGGAAGAGGAAGACGCGGAAGCATGGGAGGCGCCGACGCCGGTCATGGTGGAGTCCGCCATCCCCTTACACGCCGCGGCGTTCTGCTCCGCGTTGATTGCCACAGTGGCCGCCGCCGTGTATCCCCTCCTGTACCGTAGCAATTAAAGCATCACGCATCTCATTCTATATGATTTATCGCACTACATAGTGAATTCATGACCACTGACCTGCTAACAGAGGGAGTACTGACGTAATTCTTGAGAGACGCAGCGACGCCGACGAGGGAGCGAGCCATCTCCGCCTGTTTACAGCAAAAGGAAAGGAATAGGACTGAGGAAGATTAAAGAGAGTTGAAGGCAAACAGAAGAGACTGAGGtcgtcttcctcctcctcctcctcctcctcctcctctcactCTCCCTCTTTCTCAACCTTTCATCCGTTTGCGTGTGAGGAAAACAGAGAGATCTGTGGTTTAATTTATAGCAAACTATacgaatttaaaaaataaaaaagttagaAATAGTGGAAGTAATAATTCATGAGCTCTTCGGCATCACatgtatataataataataataataataataataataataatatatcgaGAAATTAGTACATCTTGTCCTGATCACCGGCAGTGATGGGCCCAAACTCCAGATTCAAATCAATGGATGTGTGTGGATCCTGTGCTCTTGCCGTAGCGTGATCTGTGCTCTGTATGACTAGAGAGAGACTGAGAAGTTGCCTCGCAGTTGCTTTAAAGCGAGGAGGAGGACGAAGaagaagcagcagcagcagagAAGCTGCCTCCGATTTTCCTCTTGAGTTCGTTGAATCGGTCAACGTCGAAGTTGCGGTTCTTCATGAGTCGCCGACGCTTGGCGTCGAGGCAGCTCTGGAAGGGGCCCTCGAAGGAAGTAGGCGTAGCCTAGCATGAAGTAGACTAGAGGGATGTGACGTAGAAGCAGAAAGGCTCCAGAAAGCGAGCCTCTTGGACTCTACCGTCTGCGCCTCCCACATCTCCCGCCTCACCTCTGTCGCCGCCGCCACCTCGATCTCCGTCCTCTCCGCTTCCATTTTCTTCTACTCATGCTCCCTCCGCGTCGACGACGCCGGCTGGATCATGCTCTCGGTCGCCCTCGTCGCCTTCACATTTATTCAAACGGCTTGAGAGCGTGTCTTAGAGTCTAGAGACAGTCTGACAGAGGAAGCAGAGGTGTAGCTGCGCTCACCATTTCAGGAAGGACGATGACGACGTCGCCGAAGACGATGACCGCGGCGGAATCGACCAGCGTCGTTACCAGACGCACGGCCTCCACCCGGGCCGCCCGGACGACCATCTTCGCCTTCACTGTAAAAATCGACGTCTCCTCTGTCTTCGTCGTCGACGGCGGCAGCGGAGGACGGGGAAGGATGGGAGATTAAACTTAATTTGATCGATACAGAGAATAcgaagtgattttttttttgttttttttagcaAAAGGTGGAACCGTCACCCCAGCGGCCCCCTGAGCCCAGCCCCACAGGAtttcagagggagtaaatcacgattAAGCTGGGTCAGCAGGTGTAGTAAGTAGAATAGTACGTAAAGAAAAGGGTGGGGTATGAAATAACCATTGTTGATCCATCGGATGGACATCAAGTAGTTGATATTGTACCTCCAGGACCAGAACTTCTTGTTTCAGAAGGTGAATCCATCAAGCTTGATCAACCATTAACAAGCAATCCCAATGTGGGAGACTTTGGTCAGGGAGATGCAGAAGTAGTGCTTCAAGATCCATTACGGGTCCAAGGTCTTTTATTCTTTTTTGCATTTGTTATTTTAGCACAAGTTTTTTTGGTTCTTAAAAAGGATTTCAGAGAgagtaaatcacggttaagcTGGGCGGGTAAGTGGACTGGGGGTCTCAGGAATTTTAGGCCAGCAgaccaagattttttttttgtttttgataaAGATAAGGGTGGAGATACAATAGGATGaggtgaaaaataaaaaaaaaataatctcagTTAGTCTTAATTAGGGTTCGAATCACGGATATTTAGGAGACAATCTAAATATCCTACCGTGGCATCATAGCCCCGGAGAAGCATCTAGATTCAATGTATTTGATGTTATTAgttatataataaatttataaatat from Zingiber officinale cultivar Zhangliang chromosome 4B, Zo_v1.1, whole genome shotgun sequence includes:
- the LOC121974602 gene encoding late embryogenesis abundant protein Lea5-D-like, which encodes MARSLVGVAASLKNYVSTPSVSRRGYTAAATVAINAEQNAAACKGMADSTMTGVGASHASASSSSWMPDPVTGYYRPGNRRKEAELRETILSNEQ